In the Cellulomonas sp. C5510 genome, CGTTCTCGGACGCGTCGGCCAGTCCGCGGGAGGCCTCGCGCAGGCCGGCGGCGAGCGCCTCGCTGACCTCGGGCACGACGGACTGCGCCTGCTTGCCGAGCAGCCGGGTCAGGGTCGCGGTCGCGTCGGCGAGGGCGCGCGTGGCGGCGCTGATCGAGTCGTCGACCCCCGGCGTGCGGGAGCGGTCCTCGTCGTGCTGGTCCTGTCGTGACATGCGGCCCATCGTACCTCCCTGCGTACCGATCGGTATATCTGTCACGTCATCGCAGATCAGCGCGACATACCGTCTGGTATCTGCCGATAGGTATCTGCTACCGTCCGGCATGTACCGATCGGTTTCCGAGCGAGGAGGATGGGGATGGCGACGCAGGAGGTGCTGCGCGTCCGAGGGCTGCGCAAGCGCTACCGGGGACGCAACGGGGTGCAGGCGAACGACGGGATCGACCTCGACGTCGACGCCGGCCAGGTCGTCGGGCTCCTCGGGCACAACGGGGCCGGCAAGACGACGCTCGTCAACCAGGTCGTCGGCCTGGTCCGACCTGACGCGGGGACGATCCTGCTGGACGGCGTCGACGCCGTGGCGCAGCCGGACGAGGCCCGCCGCCGCACGAGCATCCAGGCGCAGGCGAACGTGCCGATCACCGGCCTGACCCCGCGGCGGGCGATCGAGCTGGTCGGGCGGATCCGCGGCGGCGAGCGCGCGGCCGTGCGGGACCGGGTGGCTCGGCTGCTGGAGGCCCTGGACCTCGGGCCCTGGGCGGACACCCCCGCCGAGAAGGTGTCGGGCGGCATCGCACGCCTGACGGCCTTCGCCATGACCGTCGTGACCCCCGGGCGTCTGGTGGTGCTCGACGAGCCGACCAACGACGTCGACCCCGTGCGCCGCCGCCTGCTGTGGCAGCAGATCCGCGCGCTCGCCGACGAGGGCCGAGGCGTCCTGCTGGTGACGCACAACGTCCGCGAGGCGGAGCGCGTCGTCGACCGGCTCGCGGTGCTGGACCGCGGCGTGGTCCTCGCGGACGACACCCCGGCCGGCCTGACGGCTCACCTCCAGGGCACGCTCACCGTCGAGGCGGACGTCTCCCCCGGCGCCGGCCTGACCTGGCACCCCGCGGTCCGGGCGGTGTCGAGCACCCGCGGCCGGGAGACCGGCACGGTCCGTGCCGACGACGCGGCGGAGGTCGTGCGCTGGGCGCAGGCCGAGGTCGCCGCGGGACGGCTCGAGCGCTACGCGCTCACACCCGCCTCGCTCGAGGACGTCTACGTCGACCTCGTGGGCCACGAGCGCTCCGAGGCGCTGGCGACGGCGGGTGAGGCCGCGTGACCGCCGTCGGCCAGACCCTCATGCTCGCGCAGTGGCAGTTCCGACGTCAGTCCGCGTACCTGCCGCTGATGGTCGTCGTCCAGGTCTTCATGGCCGTGGCCACCGTGATCGGCTACGGCCTGCTGGTGGGCGACCCCGACCCGGTCACCGCGCTCTACCTGGCGACCGGCGCGCCGACCGTCACCCTCATCACGATCGGCCTCGTCATCACCCCGCAGATGCTCAGCCAGTCCCGCACCGAGGGCAGCCTCGACTGGATGCGGACGCTGCCCGTGCCCCGCTCGGCGTTCCTGCTCAGCGACCTGCTGGTGTGGACGCTGCTCGCGCTGCCCGGCATGGTGCTCGGCGTCGTGGCGGGCGTGCTGCGGTTCGACGTCGACCTGAGCCTCGCGCCGTGGCTGGTGCCCGGCTCGCTGCTGGTGTCGCTGACCGCCGCCGCCGTCGGGTACGCGATGGCGTCGCTGCTGCCGCCCGCCGTCGCCGCCCTCGTGACGCAGGCGCTGGTGTTCATCGTGCTGCTGTTCTCCCCCGTGTCGTACCCGGCGGAGCGGATGCCCGGCTGGCTGCAGGGCGTGCACGAGTGGCTGCCGATCCAGCCGATGGCCGAGCTGGTGCGCGCCGGGCTGGTGAGCGACACGTTCTCGCTGCCCGGGCGGTCGCTGGTGGTGCTGGTGGTGTGGTGCGCGGCGTCCCTCGCGGGGGCGGTCGTCGCGCTGCGCCGGCGCGCCTGACGGGTCGCGGCGACGTCGCGGGGCGCCGGTCGGGATGTCGACCCGGCCGGCGCCCCACCGGTCACGCCGTCGGCAGCGTGACGAACGCGGTGTCGGGCGCGTCTCGGCGCGCGGGCTCGCGCTGCTGCGGCAGCTCGGGCGACACGCCACCCGGCCCGGCCGGCACCCGGTAGCGGAACTGCCCCACGACGCCGCGCAGCCTCCCCGACAGCGCCGCGAGCTCGCCCGCCGCCCGCTCCGACTCCGCGGACCCGTCCCGCGTGACCGCCGCGGCCTGCGCGACACCGGCGATGTTCTCCGCGATCTGCCCCGAGCCGCCCGCGGCCTCCGTGACGTTGCGCCCGATCTCCGCGGTGGTGGCGGTCTGCTCCTCGACGGCCGCGGCCACCGTGGTCTGCAGCTCGTGCACCGCGCCGACGACGCGGGAGATCTCCGCGACCGCCTCCACGGCACGGGCCGCGTCGGCCTGGATGGCCTCGACGCGGCGCGCAATGTCCTCCGTGGCGTCGCCCGTCTCCTGCGCGAGGTCCTTGACCTCCCCGGCGACCACGGCGAAGCCCTTGCCCTCCTGCCCGGCCCGCGCCGCCTCGATGGTCGCGTTGAGCGCGAGCAGGTTCGTCTGCCCGGCGATCGCCGCGATCGACTTCACGACGTCACCGATCTGCCGGCTCGACTCCCCCAGCCGCTCGATGACGGCCGTCGTCTCCGCGGCCGACCGGGCCGCCTGGTCGCTGATGCGCGCCGCCTCGCTCGTGGACCGGCTGATCTCCTGGATCGACGCGTCCATCTGCTGGGTGCCGGCGGCGACGGTCTGCGTGGTGCGGGACACCTCCTCGGCGGCTGCGGAGACCACGCCCGCCTGAGCCTCGGTCTGCTCGGCCTGCGCGGCGATCTGCTGGGCGGACCCGGACAGCTGCTCGGCGGCCGCCGCGAGCGTGACCGACGTGGTGTCGATGTCACCGACGACCTCCCGCAGCGTGCCGATCGCGCGGTCGAGCGACTGCGCCGCGCGCCCCGGCTCGTCCTGGGTGTCGAGCCCGGCCTCGACGGTCAGGTCACCGTCGGCGAGGGCGTCGCACGCGACACGCACGCGCTCGACGGCCCGCAGGATGCCGCGCGCGGTGACGAGCCCGAGCGTGAGCGCCAGCACGAGCCCCGCGGCGAGCAGCGCCACCACGAGCGTGCGGTTCGAGACGTAGGCGGCGTGGGCCTCGGCGACGGACTCCTGCGCGGATGCCTTCTCGCCGTCGACCATCGTGGCGAGCGCGTCCATCATGGTGGTGATCAGCGGGGCCGCCTGCATGTCACGCGCCCGCTGCCAGGCCGCTATGTCGCCCCGCTCGGCAGCGGGCAGCAGCGTCCCGTCGCGGAGCTGCTGGTAGGACGCGAGCGCGTCGGCGAACGCCGCCGCGCCCTCCGCGAGGGGCTCGTCCCCGGCGCCGCCGGCGTCCTCGACGACGGCGCCGAGGTCCTCCGCGATCGCCGCGTCCAGGGCCGCGATGTCACGGACGAACGCCTGCCGGGAGGCCTCGTCGGCGGCGAGCGCGTGGCTCGTGACGTCCAGGCGCATCTCGAGCGTCGAGCGGCGCATCGCGGCGACGCGCTCGAAGCCGAGCAGGTCGTCGTCGTAGACGCTGGCGGTGGCGGCGTCGGTGCGCGCCAGGGCGGCCAGCGCGGAGGCGCCGACGGCCCCGGCCGCGACGACGCCGACGAGCACGGACGCGACGATGCGGGTGCGGACGCCCAGGTCCCCGAAACGGCGGCGGTGCGGGCGCCCGGGCGAGGTGGTGCCGTCGGGTCGTGGATGGAGTGCGGGCACGGACATGGGTCCCCCTGGATGGGTCGGTGCGCCCCCTGAGGCGCTGTGTCGCCCCGATCGGCGCGCACAGGCCCACCGGCATGGGACCTGCGTCCCGCCCGTGCTGCACGTTCGTGCAGCACCACGCCCCCGCGCCGACGCGTGACCCCTGGCCGGTCCCGCCGACGCCGAGCAGGATGGGCGCCATGGACCTGCCCGTCATGCCCCCGGTCGCGCCGATGCTGGCCAAGGCGGTGCCCGAGATCCCCGACCTCGGCCACACCGAGCCCAAGTGGGACGGCTTCCGCACGATCGTGTTCCGGGACGGCGACGAGGTGGTGCTCGGCAGCCGCAACGAGAAGCCGATGACGCGCTACTTCCCGGAGCTGGTCGAGCAGCTGCGGGCGCACACCCCGGAGCGCTGCGTCCTGGACGGGGAGATCGTCGTGGTCGCGGGCGACCGGCTCGACTTCGACGCCCTGCAGCAGCGCATCCACCCCGCGGAGAGCCGGGTGCGGCTGCTGTCGCAGCAGACACCGGCCTCGTTCGTGGCGTTCGACGCGCTGGCGCTCGGCGACGACGACCTCATGGGCACGCCGCTGCGCGACCGCCGCGCGCGCCTCGTGGACGCCCTCGGCGGGGCGCAGGCGCCCGTGCACGTCACACCGGCGACCGCGGACCTCGCGGAGGCGCAGGGCTGGTTCCGG is a window encoding:
- a CDS encoding ABC transporter ATP-binding protein yields the protein MATQEVLRVRGLRKRYRGRNGVQANDGIDLDVDAGQVVGLLGHNGAGKTTLVNQVVGLVRPDAGTILLDGVDAVAQPDEARRRTSIQAQANVPITGLTPRRAIELVGRIRGGERAAVRDRVARLLEALDLGPWADTPAEKVSGGIARLTAFAMTVVTPGRLVVLDEPTNDVDPVRRRLLWQQIRALADEGRGVLLVTHNVREAERVVDRLAVLDRGVVLADDTPAGLTAHLQGTLTVEADVSPGAGLTWHPAVRAVSSTRGRETGTVRADDAAEVVRWAQAEVAAGRLERYALTPASLEDVYVDLVGHERSEALATAGEAA
- a CDS encoding ABC transporter permease; translation: MTAVGQTLMLAQWQFRRQSAYLPLMVVVQVFMAVATVIGYGLLVGDPDPVTALYLATGAPTVTLITIGLVITPQMLSQSRTEGSLDWMRTLPVPRSAFLLSDLLVWTLLALPGMVLGVVAGVLRFDVDLSLAPWLVPGSLLVSLTAAAVGYAMASLLPPAVAALVTQALVFIVLLFSPVSYPAERMPGWLQGVHEWLPIQPMAELVRAGLVSDTFSLPGRSLVVLVVWCAASLAGAVVALRRRA
- a CDS encoding methyl-accepting chemotaxis protein, with the protein product MSVPALHPRPDGTTSPGRPHRRRFGDLGVRTRIVASVLVGVVAAGAVGASALAALARTDAATASVYDDDLLGFERVAAMRRSTLEMRLDVTSHALAADEASRQAFVRDIAALDAAIAEDLGAVVEDAGGAGDEPLAEGAAAFADALASYQQLRDGTLLPAAERGDIAAWQRARDMQAAPLITTMMDALATMVDGEKASAQESVAEAHAAYVSNRTLVVALLAAGLVLALTLGLVTARGILRAVERVRVACDALADGDLTVEAGLDTQDEPGRAAQSLDRAIGTLREVVGDIDTTSVTLAAAAEQLSGSAQQIAAQAEQTEAQAGVVSAAAEEVSRTTQTVAAGTQQMDASIQEISRSTSEAARISDQAARSAAETTAVIERLGESSRQIGDVVKSIAAIAGQTNLLALNATIEAARAGQEGKGFAVVAGEVKDLAQETGDATEDIARRVEAIQADAARAVEAVAEISRVVGAVHELQTTVAAAVEEQTATTAEIGRNVTEAAGGSGQIAENIAGVAQAAAVTRDGSAESERAAGELAALSGRLRGVVGQFRYRVPAGPGGVSPELPQQREPARRDAPDTAFVTLPTA